A stretch of Camelina sativa cultivar DH55 chromosome 18, Cs, whole genome shotgun sequence DNA encodes these proteins:
- the LOC104762710 gene encoding kinesin-like protein KIN-14B: protein MAEQKSNNNNNTNRWNWEVTGFESRKSSSSEEGVHRTPSSTVRRYSIPKNSHSSELASKVQSLKDKVQLAKDDYVGLRQEATDLQEYSNAKLERVTRYLGVLADKSRKLDQYALETEARISPLINEKKRLFNDLLTTKGNVKVFCRARPLFEDEGPSIIEFPDNCTIRVNTSDDTLTNPKKEYEFDRVYGPQAGQASLFSDVQPFVQSALDGSNVSIFAYGQTHAGKTYTMEGSDQDHGLYARCFEELINLANSDSTSTSQFSFSVSVFELYNEQIRDLLLGCQSNLPKINMGLRESVIELAQEKVDNPSEFLRVLISAFQKRGNDKSKSNVTHLIVSVHIRYSNTITRENVNSKLSLVDLAGSEGLTVEDDNGDHVTDLLHVTNSISALGDVLSSLTSKKDTIPYENSFLTRILADSLGGSSKTLMVVNICPSARNLSEIMSCLNYAARARNTVPSLGNRDTIKKWRDVANDARKELLEKERETQRLKQEVTGLKQALKEANDQSVLLYNEVQRAWRVSFTLQSDLKSENTMVADKHKIEKEQNSQLRNQIAQLLQFEQEQKLQVQQQDSTIQSLQSKMKDLESQLREALKPRAAENTVDSSAVTKKLEEELKKRDALIERLHEENEKLFDRLTEKSVASSTQVSSPSSKASPTVQPADVDRKNSAGALAFSVDKNEGAITIIKSSSELVKTTPAGEYLTAALNDFDPEQYEGLAAIADGANKLLMLVLAAVIKAGASREHEILAEIRDAVFSFMRKMEPRRVMDTMLVSRVRILYIRSLLARSPELQSIKVAPVERFLEKPYTSRTRSSSGSSSPGRSPVRYHDELIHGFKVNLKPDKKSKLVSVVSRIRGHDQDTGRQQVTGGKLREIQDEAKSFAIGNQPLAALFVHTPAGELQRQIRSWLVESFEFLSVTADDVSGGTTGQLELLSTAIMDGWMAGVGAAVPPHTDALGQLLSEYAKRVYTSQMQHLKDISGTLASEEAEDAGQVAKLRSALESVDHKRRKVLEQMRSDAALFTLDEGNSPVQNPSTAAEDSRLASLISLDAILKQVKEITRQASVHVLSKSKKKALLESLDELNERMPSLLDVDHPCAQREIDTAHQLVETIREQEDNLQDEKSPSLESISSTETDVSKWNVLQFNTGGSSAPFIIKCGANSNSELVIKADARIQESRGGEIVRVVPRPSVLENMSLEEMKEVFGQLPEALSSLALARTGDGTRARYSRLYRTLAMKVPSLRELVGELEKGGVLKDTKSTT from the exons ATGGCGGAGCAGAAgagtaataataacaataataccAATAGGTGGAACTGGGAGGTTACTGGGTTCGAATCGAGGAAGTCTTCTTCTAGTGAGGAAGGCGTTCATCGGACTCCGTCGTCTACGGTTCGACGGTACTCGATCCCGAAGAACTCGCACTCGTCGGAGCTTGCGTCTAAGGTTCAGAGTTTGAAGGATAAAGTTCAG CTTGCAAAGGACGATTATGTGGGATTGAGACAGGAAGCTACTGATCTTCAAGAGTACTCTAATGCCAAGCTTGAAAGGGTTACACGTTATTTAGGTGTTCTCGCTGATAAAAGTCGTAAACTTG ATCAATATGCCCTTGAGACCGAGGCTAGGATATCTCCGCTTATCAACGAGAAGAAAAGACTGTTCAATGACTTATTGACGACCAAAG GGAACGTAAAGGTGTTTTGTCGAGCAAGACCATTATTTGAAGACGAGGGTCCTTCTATTATTGAATTCCCTGATAACTGTACCATACGTGTAAACACTAGTGATGATACTCTGACCAATCctaagaaagaatatgaatttGACCGAGTTTATGGACCTCAAGCTGGACAAG CTTCATTGTTCAGTGATGTCCAACCATTTGTTCAATCTGCGCTGGATGGGTCTAACGTCTCTATATTTGCCTATGGACAAACTCACGCAGGGAAGACATATACAATG GAaggatctgatcaggaccatGGTTTATATGCTCGTTGTTTTGAGGAACTTATCAACTTGGCCAATTCTGATTCAACTTCAACATCTCAGTTCAGTTTCTCTGTTTCCGTTTTTGAGCTCTATAACGAACAG ATCAGGGATTTACTCTTGGGTTGTCAGAGCAACTTGCCGAAGATCAATATGGGTTTACGCGAATCTGTTATAGAACTAGCGCAGGAAAAAGTTGATAATCCATCTGAGTTCTTGAGAGTCCTGATATCTGCATTTCAAAAAAGGGGGAATGATAAATCAAAGTCTAATGTGACCCActt GATCGTCTCAGTACACATTCGCTATAGCAATACGATTACTAGAGAAAATGTAAATAGCAAGCTCTCTTTAGTTGACCTGGCTGGAAGTGAAGGTTTAACTGTGgaagatgacaatggagatcaTGTAACTGATCTGCTCCATGTAACGAATTCAATCTCCGC GCTGGGAGATGTTTTATCCTCTTTGACGTCAAAAAAAGATACGATTCCTTACGAGAACTCATTTCTTACGAGAATACTTGCAGATTCACTAG GGGGGAGCTCCAAAACATTGATGGTCGTCAATATTTGTCCAAGTGCTCGGAACTTGTCTGAGATAATGTCATGTCTCAATTATGCCGCTAGAGCTAGGAATACTGTACCAAGCCTTGGGAATCGAGACACAATTAAGAAATGGAGAGACGTG GCAAATGATGCTCGGAAGGAGTTATTGGAGAAGGAGAGGGAAACTCAGCGTCTAAAACAAGAGGTTACGGGTTTAAAACAAGCACTTAAAGAAGCAAATGATCAATCTGTACTTCTCTATAATGAAGTACAGAGAGCGTGGAGAGTTTCATTCACACTGCAATCAGATTTAAAG TCAGAGAATACGATGGTTGCAGACAAgcataaaatagaaaaggagCAGAATTCTCAGTTAAGAAATCAAATAGCTCAACTTTTACAGTTCGAACAGGAACAGAAGCTGCAGGTGCAACAACAAGATTCCACCATTCAAAGTCTCCAG TCTAAAATGAAAGACTTAGAATCACAACTAAGGGAAGCCCTGAAGCCCAGAGCAGCTGAGAACACAGTCGATTCTTCTGCAGTTACCAAGAAACTTGAGGAAGAACTGAAAAAACGTGATGCACTGATTGAG AGGTTgcatgaagaaaatgaaaaattgtttgACAGATTAACAGAAAAGTCGGTGGCTAGCTCGACTCAG GTATCTAGCCCCTCATCAAAAGCTTCACCAACAGTGCAGCCTGCAGATGTTGACAG GAAAAATAGCGCTGGCGCTTTAGCATTTTCAGTGGATAAAAATGAAGGCGctattacaataataaaatccAGCTCTGAATTAGTAAAAACCACTCCAGCTGGAGAATACTTAACAGCTGCATTGAATGATTTTGATCCCGAACAATATGAAGGTCTTGCAGCCATTGCTGATGGCGCAAACAAGCTTCTTATGCTG GTCTTGGCAGCTGTCATAAAGGCTGGTGCTTCCAGAGAGCATGAAATCCTTGCTGAGATAAGAGATGCTGTCTTTTCATTTATGCGGAAAATGGAACCAAGAAGAGTAATGGATACAATGCTTGTTTCTCGAGTCAGGATATTGTACATAAGGTCCTTACTTGCACGATCACCTGAGCTTCAGTCGATCAAG GTTGCTCCTGTTGAACGCTTTCTGGAGAAGCCATATACTAGTCGAACTAGAAGCTCCAGCGGGAGTAGCAGCCCAGGTAGATCACCAGTTCGATATCATGATGAGCTGATTCATGGCTTTAAAGTAAATTTAAAGCCAGACAAGAAAAGTAAGTTGGTATCTGTAGTTTCAAGAATCCGTGGACATGACCAG GATACTGGGAGGCAGCAGGTGACTGGAGGAAAGCTGAGGGAGATACAAGATGAAGCCAAAAGTTTTGCCATTGGAAACCAACCCTTGGCTGCTTTATTTGTTCACACTCCGGCTGGTGAACTGCAAAGACAGATTAGGTCATGGCTGGTAGAAAGTTTTGAGTTTCTCTCTGTTACAGCAGATGATGTTTCAGGAGGAACTACTGGCCAATTAGAGCTTCTTTCCACAGCAATTATGGATGGCTGGATGGCTGGAGTAGGAGCTGCGGTGCCACCTCACACGGACGCTTTAGGACAGCTTTTATCTGAGTATGCAAAACGAGTCTACACTTCTCAGATGCAGCATTTAAAG GATATTTCTGGTACTTTGGCTTcggaagaagcagaagatgcTGGCCAAGTCGCGAAGCTTCGATCAGCTCTCGAGTCTGTTgaccacaaaagaagaaag GTTTTGGAACAGATGAGAAGTGATGCAGCTTTGTTTACCTTGGACGAAGGCAATTCCCCTGTTCAAAATCCTTCTACAGCAGCGGAAGACTCAAGATTAGCCTCTCTCATTTCTCTAGATGCCATACTAAAGCAAGTCAAG GAAATAACAAGACAAGCCTCTGTCCACGTTTTGagtaaaagcaagaagaaagcATTGCTTGAGTCTCTTGATGAACTTAATGAACGAATGCCTTCTCTCCTTGATGTTGATCATCCATGTGCACAAAGAGAAATTGATACGGCTCACCAGTTGGTCGAG ACGATTCGAGAACAAGAGGACAATCTTCAAGACGAAAAGAGTCCTTCATTAGAATCAATATCGTCAACAGAAACCGATGTGTCTAAATGGAACGTTTTGCAATTCAACACGGGAGGCTCTTCAGCTCCATTCATCATAAAATGCGGAGCAAACTCCAACTCGGAGCTCGTAATCAAAGCGGATGCTCGTATTCAAGAATCTAGAGGAGGCGAAATCGTGAGAGTTGTGCCAAGACCTTCGGTTTTGGAAAACATGAGCTTAGAGGAAATGAAAGAAGTGTTTGGTCAGTTGCCCGAAGCTCTAAGTTCACTGGCCTTAGCTAGAACAGGTGATGGAACACGGGCTCGATATTCTAGACTCTACAGAACGCTAGCCATGAAGGTTCCCTCTCTAAGGGAACTCGTTGGAGAGCTTGAGAAAGGAGGGGTCTTAAAAGATACCAAATCGACGACttaa
- the LOC109130624 gene encoding uncharacterized protein LOC109130624 isoform X1 produces MAASVRSDQTWDFCCNLDVNFESEEHASIAYTSLAVDKELQPDKVRRVMSVSNNKLSVHFEAIEARLLRASFSAFVDVLTLATRTIQEFGLK; encoded by the exons atGGCTGCATCTGTTCGTTCTGACCAAACCTGGGATTTTTGCTG TAATTTGGATGTGAATTTCGAGTCAGAAGAACATGCTTCGATTGCTTACACATCATTGGCTGTTGATAAAGAG TTGCAGCCTGATAAGGTGAGAAGAGTTATGTCGGTATCAAACAACAAGCTTTCGGT GCATTTTGAAGCAATAGAGGCAAGGCTTCTTCGCGCTTCCTTCTCTGCGTTTGTAGACGTTCTTACACTGGCCACAAGAACAATTCAAGAATTTGGgctaaagtaa
- the LOC109130624 gene encoding uncharacterized protein LOC109130624 isoform X2: MAASVRSDQTWDFCCNLDVNFESEEHASIAYTSLAVDKEPDKVRRVMSVSNNKLSVHFEAIEARLLRASFSAFVDVLTLATRTIQEFGLK, from the exons atGGCTGCATCTGTTCGTTCTGACCAAACCTGGGATTTTTGCTG TAATTTGGATGTGAATTTCGAGTCAGAAGAACATGCTTCGATTGCTTACACATCATTGGCTGTTGATAAAGAG CCTGATAAGGTGAGAAGAGTTATGTCGGTATCAAACAACAAGCTTTCGGT GCATTTTGAAGCAATAGAGGCAAGGCTTCTTCGCGCTTCCTTCTCTGCGTTTGTAGACGTTCTTACACTGGCCACAAGAACAATTCAAGAATTTGGgctaaagtaa
- the LOC104762711 gene encoding ubiquitin carboxyl-terminal hydrolase 17-like isoform X1, producing the protein MPETGGVLGFRFILIGFILLVFLLIRRQWRSASVRRDQVIRLIALATEESHLAEEVRVRSPTVAADDSVSDVYRCAVCLYPTSTRCAKCKSVRYCSSKCQILHWRRGHKDECRSPSLPDYDEEEEREDSVHSDDAKESHFELLSRMTGIESSLSEIPSNDNGKSVDVSFDMSTSRPSIHKVQATSEAVDFTTSISKKDDNLYETRPLSRKKSRYRTEKVESARKNDAKPRKIGNQNSRRSGDSAEMSISEQFLSVGYEEEMNALGHGRITSEPSSASAAMSSSTVLLPLKPISKPKVSQGSSSSGLKTSVQKVVQHFRPPKSSNICQPSSSIDEMSFSYDLFVKLYCDGVELQPFGLVNLGNSCYANAVLQCLAFTRPLISYLIRGLHSKTCRKKSWCFVCEFEYLILKARGGESPLSPIKILSKLQKIGKQLGPGKEEDAHEFLRCAVDTMQSVFLKEADAAGPFAEETTLVGLTFGGYLHSKIKCMKCLHKSERSELMMDLTVEIDGDIGSLEEALAQFTAYEVLDGENRYFCGRCKSYQKAKKKLMILEGPNILNVVLKRFQSDNFGKLSKPIHFPELLDISPYMSDQKHGEHPVYSLYAVVVHLDAMSTSFSGHYVCYIKTLHGDWFKIDDSNVFPVQLETVLLEGAYMLLYARDSPRPLSKNGGGRKSKGRRSLAAIPSTTRHGNKQRDSLLPRVDSSSGSLSSLFSSSDTTSSCSTKDSSGGIENLSDYLFGEVEPVWKLDRRDSSAQTFY; encoded by the exons atgCCTGAAACTGGAGGAGTCCTAGGGTTTCGTTTTATCTTGATTGGGTTTATCCTGTTGGTGTTTCTCCTCATTCGCCGCCAATGGAGATCTGCTTCTGTCAGGAGAGACCAAGTCATCCGTCTCATTGCTTTAGCCACCGAGGAATCTCATCTCGCTGAGGAGGTTCGAGTTCGATCCCCAACTGTTGCCGCCGACGACTCCGTTTCGGACGTTTATCGTTGCGCTGTTTGTCTTTACCCTACCTCTACTCGTTGCGCCAAGTGCAAATCTGTTCGTTACTG TTCTAGCAAGTGTCAGATTCTTCATTGGCGACGAGGTCACAAGGATGAATGTAGATCGCCTTCTCTTCCTGAttacgatgaagaagaagaaagggaagatTCTGTTCATTCTGATG ATGCCAAAGAGTCGCATTTTGAACTTCTATCTCGTATGACTGGAATTGAATCATCATTATCAGAAATACCCTCCAATGATAATGGCAAGTCTGTTGATGTTTCCTTTGATATGTCTACAAGTAGGCCTAGTATTCATAAAGTGCAAGCTACATCTGAAGCTGTTGATTTCACTACTTCTATAAGCAAAAAGGATGATAATCTCTATGAGACCAGGCCACTAAGTAGGAAGAAATCACGTTATCGTACAGAGAAGGTTGAATCAGCCAGAAAGAATGATGCAAAGCCGCGGAAAATTGGCAATCAAAACTCACGCAGGTCAGGTGATTCGGCTGAAATGTCGATTTCAGAACAGTTTTTGTCAGTTGGgtatgaagaagaaatgaatgCACTTGGACATGGAAGAATTACATCTGAACCATCTAGTGCTTCTGCTGCAATGTCATCTTCAACTGTTCTCCTACCTTTAAAACCTATTAGTAAGCCAAAAGTGTCCCAAGGTTCATCAAGTAGTGGATTGAAAACATCGGTGCAGAAAGTTGTTCAGCATTTTAGACCCCCAAAATCGTCAAATATATGTCAACCTTCCAGTTCTATTGATGAG aTGAGCTTCTCTTATGACTTGTTTGTGAAACTCTACTGTGATGGAGTAGAATTACAGCCATTTGGCCTTGTGAACTTAGGGAACAG TTGTTATGCAAATGCTGTTCTTCAGTGCTTGGCATTTACTCGGCCACTTATATCTTACCTTATTCGGGGATTACACTCTAAAACAT GTAGAAAGAAGAGttggtgttttgtttgtgaGTTTGAATACTTAATTTTAAAGGCGAGGGGTGGAGAATCTCCTCTATCACCTATCAAGATCTTgtcaaaattacaaaagatcGGGAAGCAGCTTGGCCCTGGAAAGGAAGAAGATGCACACGAGTTTTTAAG GTGTGCTGTTGATACAATGCAATCTGTTTTTCTGAAAGAGGCTGATGCAGCTGGTCCGTTTGCTGAAGAAACTACTTTAGTAGGCCTTACGTTTGGTGGATATCTTCACTCCAAG ATTAAATGCATGAAATGCCTCCACAAATCTGAGCGATCAGAGCTGATGATGGATCTTACTGTTGAGATCGATGGGGATATAGGAAGCCTTGAAGAAGCACTTGCTCAATTTACAGCCTACGAAGTCCTAGATGGAGAGAACCGGTACTTCTGTGGCAG ATGTAAATCTTACCAGAAAGCcaaaaagaaactgatgatACTGGAAGGACCCAATATTCTTAATGTCGTGCTGAAACGTTTTCAG TCTGATAACTTTGGGAAGCTGAGCAAACCAATACATTTTCCCGAGCTTCTCGATATTAGCCCGTATATGAGTGACCAAAAGCACGGGGAGCATCCCGTATATAGTCTCTACGCAGTGGTGGTGCATTTGGATGCTATGAGCACTTCATTTTCAGGTCATTATGTTTGCTACATAAAAACCCTTCATGGAGATTGGTTCAAAATTGATGACAGCAAT GTTTTCCCGGTGCAGTTAGAGACTGTATTACTAGAAGGAGCTTACATGCTTCTTTATGCAAG AGATTCTCCGAGACCGCTGAGCAAGAACGGTGGTGGTCGGAaatcaaagggaagaagaagtttggccGCAATTCCATCAACAACAAGACACGGCAACAAACAGAGAGACAGTTTGTTGCCGCGTGTGGACTCGTCGAGTGGAAGTCTATCGTCACTGTTTAGCTCATCAGACACAACAAGCTCATGTAGCACAAAAGACTCATCAGGAGGCATTGAGAATTTATCAGATTACCTGTTTGGTGAAGTTGAACCGGTTTGGAAACTAGACCGTCGTGATTCATCTGCTCAAACGTTTTATTGA
- the LOC104762711 gene encoding ubiquitin carboxyl-terminal hydrolase 17-like isoform X2 codes for MPETGGVLGFRFILIGFILLVFLLIRRQWRSASVRRDQVIRLIALATEESHLAEEVRVRSPTVAADDSVSDVYRCAVCLYPTSTRCAKCKSVRYCSSKCQILHWRRGHKDECRSPSLPDYDEEEEREDSVHSDDAKESHFELLSRMTGIESSLSEIPSNDNGKSVDVSFDMSTSRPSIHKVQATSEAVDFTTSISKKDDNLYETRPLSRKKSRYRTEKVESARKNDAKPRKIGNQNSRRSGDSAEMSISEQFLSVGYEEEMNALGHGRITSEPSSASAAMSSSTVLLPLKPISKPKVSQGSSSSGLKTSVQKVVQHFRPPKSSNICQPSSSIDEMSFSYDLFVKLYCDGVELQPFGLVNLGNSCYANAVLQCLAFTRPLISYLIRGLHSKTCRKKSWCFVCEFEYLILKARGGESPLSPIKILSKLQKIGKQLGPGKEEDAHEFLRCAVDTMQSVFLKEADAAGPFAEETTLVGLTFGGYLHSKIKCMKCLHKSERSELMMDLTVEIDGDIGSLEEALAQFTAYEVLDGENRYFCGRCKSYQKAKKKLMILEGPNILNVVLKRFQSDNFGKLSKPIHFPELLDISPYMSDQKHGEHPVYSLYAVVVHLDAMSTSFSGFPGAVRDCITRRSLHASLCKRFSETAEQERWWSEIKGKKKFGRNSINNKTRQQTERQFVAACGLVEWKSIVTV; via the exons atgCCTGAAACTGGAGGAGTCCTAGGGTTTCGTTTTATCTTGATTGGGTTTATCCTGTTGGTGTTTCTCCTCATTCGCCGCCAATGGAGATCTGCTTCTGTCAGGAGAGACCAAGTCATCCGTCTCATTGCTTTAGCCACCGAGGAATCTCATCTCGCTGAGGAGGTTCGAGTTCGATCCCCAACTGTTGCCGCCGACGACTCCGTTTCGGACGTTTATCGTTGCGCTGTTTGTCTTTACCCTACCTCTACTCGTTGCGCCAAGTGCAAATCTGTTCGTTACTG TTCTAGCAAGTGTCAGATTCTTCATTGGCGACGAGGTCACAAGGATGAATGTAGATCGCCTTCTCTTCCTGAttacgatgaagaagaagaaagggaagatTCTGTTCATTCTGATG ATGCCAAAGAGTCGCATTTTGAACTTCTATCTCGTATGACTGGAATTGAATCATCATTATCAGAAATACCCTCCAATGATAATGGCAAGTCTGTTGATGTTTCCTTTGATATGTCTACAAGTAGGCCTAGTATTCATAAAGTGCAAGCTACATCTGAAGCTGTTGATTTCACTACTTCTATAAGCAAAAAGGATGATAATCTCTATGAGACCAGGCCACTAAGTAGGAAGAAATCACGTTATCGTACAGAGAAGGTTGAATCAGCCAGAAAGAATGATGCAAAGCCGCGGAAAATTGGCAATCAAAACTCACGCAGGTCAGGTGATTCGGCTGAAATGTCGATTTCAGAACAGTTTTTGTCAGTTGGgtatgaagaagaaatgaatgCACTTGGACATGGAAGAATTACATCTGAACCATCTAGTGCTTCTGCTGCAATGTCATCTTCAACTGTTCTCCTACCTTTAAAACCTATTAGTAAGCCAAAAGTGTCCCAAGGTTCATCAAGTAGTGGATTGAAAACATCGGTGCAGAAAGTTGTTCAGCATTTTAGACCCCCAAAATCGTCAAATATATGTCAACCTTCCAGTTCTATTGATGAG aTGAGCTTCTCTTATGACTTGTTTGTGAAACTCTACTGTGATGGAGTAGAATTACAGCCATTTGGCCTTGTGAACTTAGGGAACAG TTGTTATGCAAATGCTGTTCTTCAGTGCTTGGCATTTACTCGGCCACTTATATCTTACCTTATTCGGGGATTACACTCTAAAACAT GTAGAAAGAAGAGttggtgttttgtttgtgaGTTTGAATACTTAATTTTAAAGGCGAGGGGTGGAGAATCTCCTCTATCACCTATCAAGATCTTgtcaaaattacaaaagatcGGGAAGCAGCTTGGCCCTGGAAAGGAAGAAGATGCACACGAGTTTTTAAG GTGTGCTGTTGATACAATGCAATCTGTTTTTCTGAAAGAGGCTGATGCAGCTGGTCCGTTTGCTGAAGAAACTACTTTAGTAGGCCTTACGTTTGGTGGATATCTTCACTCCAAG ATTAAATGCATGAAATGCCTCCACAAATCTGAGCGATCAGAGCTGATGATGGATCTTACTGTTGAGATCGATGGGGATATAGGAAGCCTTGAAGAAGCACTTGCTCAATTTACAGCCTACGAAGTCCTAGATGGAGAGAACCGGTACTTCTGTGGCAG ATGTAAATCTTACCAGAAAGCcaaaaagaaactgatgatACTGGAAGGACCCAATATTCTTAATGTCGTGCTGAAACGTTTTCAG TCTGATAACTTTGGGAAGCTGAGCAAACCAATACATTTTCCCGAGCTTCTCGATATTAGCCCGTATATGAGTGACCAAAAGCACGGGGAGCATCCCGTATATAGTCTCTACGCAGTGGTGGTGCATTTGGATGCTATGAGCACTTCATTTTCAG GTTTTCCCGGTGCAGTTAGAGACTGTATTACTAGAAGGAGCTTACATGCTTCTTTATGCAAG AGATTCTCCGAGACCGCTGAGCAAGAACGGTGGTGGTCGGAaatcaaagggaagaagaagtttggccGCAATTCCATCAACAACAAGACACGGCAACAAACAGAGAGACAGTTTGTTGCCGCGTGTGGACTCGTCGAGTGGAAGTCTATCGTCACTGTTTAG